ATTATACTGAATCCATCGACACGATGGATAACGGGGCCATGTTAATCACGCTGGCCGACCCGAAGAGCGGCCCGGCCGAACAGTTCCGGACGATCCGGACCAACATTCACTTCATGAGCGTTGACCGGCCGCTAAAGACGGTTGCCTTTACCTCCTCGGGAATCTCGGAAGGGAAGTCCACGGTAATGGCCAACGTGGCAATCGCCTGGGCCCAAGAAGGTAAGCAGGTCCTCTTGATCGACGCCGACTTGCGCCGGTCGACTCTACACGCGACCTTTGGCCTAAGCAACCAAAAGGGGTTAACCACCGTTTTGACTGGGGACAGTAACGAAGTCGACCTTAGCAACGTGGTGCAAAAGAGTGGGGTTGAAAACCTGGAGGTCTTAACGGCCGGTCCAGTACCACCGAACCCATCGGAGCTGTTGGGTTCTCAGCGGATGCAGTCCTTTATTAATGGGGTGCGGGAAGCCTACGACATAGTGGTCTTAGACGTGCCGCCGATGCTGCAAGTAACCGATACCCAAGTGCTATCCAGCAACCTGGACGGGGTGATCTTAGTGGTTCGCCAGGGGGTGACCCAAAAGGCAGCCATTCGCCGGGCGGTGGAAATGTTGAAGATTTCCCAGGCCAACGTCTTAGGGTACGTGATGAACGACGTTTACGATGACGACGCTGGTTACGGTTATGGTTATGGCTATGGCTACGAGGACGAAAGGTAACCCGGAAAGGAGAGGTAGTTATGGGTCTAGTTGACCTGCACTGCCACTTGCTACCAGAAGTAGATGACGGGTCGCCGAGCATGGCGACGTCGCTAAAATTAGCCGAGCAGGCGGTTGCTGATGGGGTTAGCCACTGCTTGTTGACGCCGCACCATTTAAATGGTCACTACGTCAACCACAAGCAAGACGTGATTAGGGCAACGGTAGCCTTTCAAGAAGCCCTTGAAGAAGCTCAGATTCCCCTGACCGTTTTTCCGGGCCAAGAAGTGCGGGTGAGCGATCGGGTTTTGCCGGCACTAGAAGCCGACGACTTGTTGTACGTGGACGAAGATGACCACTACCTCTTGTTAGAAATGCCAAGTGGTGGGGTGCCGACCTTTGCCCGACAGTTGGTCTTTGAACTCTTACAACACGGGGTGACGCCGGTAATTGTCCACCCGGAACGCAACGCCGCCATTTTGGATGATCCAAGTATTCTGGAGGCGTTTTTGGAACAGGGCTGTTTAACCCAGCTAACGGCGGCTTCTTACATGGGCACCTTTGGGAAGAAGATTGAAGATTTAACGACCCGGCTAATTGAAGCAGGGCAGGGGACGATCTTCGCATCGGACGCCCACGCCCTAGCCCGGCGCGACTATGAGTTAAATGAAGGACTAGCAAAAATGGCCCGTGAGTTTGACCCGCGCCTAGCTGAGCATTACCGCCGCAATGCCAAGCGGTTAATTAACGGTGAGCCAGTTCGGATGAAGTGGCAACCACTGAAGAAGAAACGTAGGTTTTGGTTGTTCTAGGTTATGAAAAGCAGGGAGGAGGAACCAAGATGCAATTACCAACCAGTGATGGGGGAGTACGGATTAATCAGATATACCGAACGACAATCAAACGAATTTTTGATGCCTTTTTCGGCGTGCTCTTATTAATCTGTCTTTCGCCGCTCATGTTGGTGTTGGCAATTTGGATTAAGCTAGACTCAAAGGGACCAGTGCTGTTTAAGCAGGAACGGGTCGGCCGCAATGGGAAACGGTTTACGATTTATAAGTTCCGTTCCATGAGTGATGATGCACCCCACCAAATGGCAACATCGGAATTTGACACCGCACTGAGCTACATCACGCGGAGCGGTCAGTTAATGCGAAAAACCAGTTTGGATGAATTGCCGCAGTTGGTGAACGTGGTGAAGGGTGAAATGTCCTTTATTGGGCCACGACCGCTGATTCCAAAGGAAGAAAAGGTCTTGCGGCTTCGTCACGCCAATGGAGCTGAAAGCTTGGCACCTGGAATAACGGGCTTGGCTCAGGTCCGGGGTCGCGATGAAGTAACGGATACCCAAAAAGCTAATTATGACGGTGAATACGCTGGTAACGTAACCTTGCGGGGAGATTTTTCAATTTTAGTTGAAACTGTGTTAGCTGTTTTGGCAAGACGCGGCGTGCATGATGGAAAATAGAATCAAGGGCTAAAACAGGAAGCATGCTATGATGGTAGGGGATTTCCTGCTTTTTTGGTTAAAAAATGGAGTAATTTTATGTGTAACGACGAACTACCGGATTTTTCAGTCTTAATGTCGGTTTACCAGAAAGAAAAACCGGTATTTTTAGATCAAGCGCTAATGAGTATTGAAGAACAGACGGTGATCCCAGACCAAATTGTTTTGGTAGAAGATGGCCCCTTAACAGCCGAACTGGACAAAGTAATCGAAGAACATCAAAAGCGTTTTTCAAACAAATATGAACTCTTAAAATTGACCTCCAATCGGGGATTAGGCGTCGCATTACAAAAAGGGGTAGAACGGTGCCGCTACGATTGGATTGCTCGAATGGATTCGGATGATGTTTCTGTGCCAAATCGATTTGAATTACAATTAAAGGCAGTTGTTAATAATCCACAGTTAGCAATTGTGGGTGGTCAAATTGATGAATTCACGGGTGAAGTTAATCATATTACTGGTAAAAGATTGGTACCAACGGGTCAAGAAGACATCTACCAATTTGTAAAATGGAGAAGCCCATTTAACCACCCCTCGGTAATGTTAAATAAGAAAGCTATCCTTGATGTTGGTAACTATCAAGCGAATGGGAAGCTAGAGGACTACTTCTTATGGTCTAAAGTTATTATTGAAAAGTATCCAGTATTAAACTTATCGGAAGTATTAGTTCATATGCGTGTTGATACAGGAATGTACGGACGACGCGGGGAGTGGGCTAACTTAAAGCAAATTTTTAAATTACGTCGAATGTTGTACAAAGGAAAGCTTGTTTCTAGGCGCGAAGAGTTAACGGGGGACTTTGTAATGGTGGCAAATGTTATCGTGCCAGCAAAGTTACGGGAGTTAATTTATAAAAAGGTACTACACAATTAGCCGAATCATTAGAATGGATGTAAGCTAATTCCTGAGACAACTTTTAAGAGAGGGTATAATGAATAAATCGTCTCTCAAAAGGAAGGAATTTTTACATGCCAACTCGTTACGACAAAGAATTCAAACAAAACATCATCAACCTATATAAACAAGGCGAATCAGCCGCCCAACTGGCCAGAGAATATGGCATTGGCTATTCAACCGTTCATAAGTGGATCCAGGGCCAAGCCAAAACTCAATCCGGTAAATCGCCAGACGAATTAAAGCGATGGAAAAGCGGCTGGCTTCCCTGTCTGAGGAGAACGAAATCCTAAAAAAAGCCCTGGGCTTCCTTGCGCAGAAGTAACCAATATTTTTGATTACATTCACCAAGAAAGCCATCACCACCAGGTAACCAAGATGTGCCGAATCCTCGGTGTTTCCAGAGCTCAGTATTATCGTTATCGATCCCCCAAACCTTCAAAACGCCGGGCCGAAGATGCGGACTTGAAACAACGGATTCTGCGGATCTTTGCGGAATTTAAGCAGCGATACGGTGTTATGAAGATCCACCATGAATTGAATCTGGAACTTCAACCACTGCAGCGTCGGTGCAGCCCAAGACGGATTTCCCGGCTCATGAAGGAACTGGATATCCACTCCGTTACCGTCAATAAATGGAAAGCGGCTTCGGCTTCCAAAACCAAGGTTGAACAGCGTCCCAACTTGCTTAAGCAGGATTTCTCGACCACTGGTTTAAATCAAAAATGGACCGCTGATATGACCTATATTCAAACGAAGCGTAATGGCTGGTGTTACTTATCAACCATCATGGATCTGCACTCAAGACGAATTATCGGCTATTCGTTCTCAAAAAAGATGGATACTGATTTAGTCTTAAAGACCCTGGAAAGCGCGGTTAAAAATCGAACCATTACTGGGGACCTGATTATCCACACAGACTTAGGATCACAGTACACCAGCGATGATTACAACCAACGATTAACAGAACTACATATCCGCCACTCTTACAGCCGTAAGGGGTGTCCATACGATAATGCACCAATGGAATCTTTTCATGCTTCCCTCAAAAAGGAATGTGTTTATCCAGTGCCGGTCTTTGAGAATTATGAAACTGCCGCTGCTGTCCTTTTTGAATATGTGCATGCTTTCTACAATAGGAAGAGAATTCATAGTTCACTGGGCTACCAGACCCCCTTACAAGTTGAAGTCGCAACACTTACGAGCCAAATGGCCGCCTGATTTAATGCTTTCCATGGTTCAAATAAGTTATTAATCACGATTAATGATTTATTTGAGCTGTGTAAGGTAAACGCGGTTCTGAATGTCTCTTAAAACCTGTCTCAAATATTGACTTCAATCCAAGAGCCACGATGGTCGTGGTCAGTACACACGTGGGGCGAAGTTTATCGACCAACGTCCGGACGAGGCTAACCTGCGTCAAGAGATTGGTCATTTTGAAGTCGATACCATCCTATCAGGAAAAACCAGGGGCGAGGTCCTAGCTACCTTTACTGATCGTAAGTCCCGACTAATGATTATTCGTCGTTTACCGGGACGTGATAGTAAAGCTATGACTAAGGCAATCCTAGAGCTTAACGAGGAGTTGCGCGGCTTGATCAAGTCAATCACCAGCGATCACGGTAAGGAATTCGCAGGCTTCAAGGAAATTGAAGCCTGCGGAATTGCCCATTATTTTGCCCACCCGTATGCGCCACATGAACGCGGAACCAACGAACGGTTGAACCGCGAGCTTCGGCTACACATTCCAAAGAACCAGCCAATTGAGAGCGTTACGGACGAAGAGCTGACCATGATCTCAAAGTACTTAAATTGGCGTCCCCGGAAATGTTTGGGGTGGAAAACGCCACTCCAAGTCTTCTTTGGTGACTTGTCCGAAAAATTCGATTAATTGTTGCAATCTACCATATGTTAAAAGTATTGTATACAGGTAAAAAAATGTATCAAAAAAATAATGTAATAAATATCTTGTTAGTAATGTTGTTTGTAATAGGATCTGTGCTGAACTATACACAATGGAGTGGAATTGGCTCCGGCTTAAGACTTGTTTCAGAATTTTTAATAATTATTTGTAATATTTGGAATGTTA
The nucleotide sequence above comes from Limosilactobacillus fermentum. Encoded proteins:
- a CDS encoding tyrosine-protein phosphatase; this translates as MGLVDLHCHLLPEVDDGSPSMATSLKLAEQAVADGVSHCLLTPHHLNGHYVNHKQDVIRATVAFQEALEEAQIPLTVFPGQEVRVSDRVLPALEADDLLYVDEDDHYLLLEMPSGGVPTFARQLVFELLQHGVTPVIVHPERNAAILDDPSILEAFLEQGCLTQLTAASYMGTFGKKIEDLTTRLIEAGQGTIFASDAHALARRDYELNEGLAKMAREFDPRLAEHYRRNAKRLINGEPVRMKWQPLKKKRRFWLF
- a CDS encoding glycosyltransferase, with translation MCNDELPDFSVLMSVYQKEKPVFLDQALMSIEEQTVIPDQIVLVEDGPLTAELDKVIEEHQKRFSNKYELLKLTSNRGLGVALQKGVERCRYDWIARMDSDDVSVPNRFELQLKAVVNNPQLAIVGGQIDEFTGEVNHITGKRLVPTGQEDIYQFVKWRSPFNHPSVMLNKKAILDVGNYQANGKLEDYFLWSKVIIEKYPVLNLSEVLVHMRVDTGMYGRRGEWANLKQIFKLRRMLYKGKLVSRREELTGDFVMVANVIVPAKLRELIYKKVLHN
- a CDS encoding CpsD/CapB family tyrosine-protein kinase, which translates into the protein MGLFKHHYTESIDTMDNGAMLITLADPKSGPAEQFRTIRTNIHFMSVDRPLKTVAFTSSGISEGKSTVMANVAIAWAQEGKQVLLIDADLRRSTLHATFGLSNQKGLTTVLTGDSNEVDLSNVVQKSGVENLEVLTAGPVPPNPSELLGSQRMQSFINGVREAYDIVVLDVPPMLQVTDTQVLSSNLDGVILVVRQGVTQKAAIRRAVEMLKISQANVLGYVMNDVYDDDAGYGYGYGYGYEDER
- a CDS encoding IS3 family transposase; translation: MHQESHHHQVTKMCRILGVSRAQYYRYRSPKPSKRRAEDADLKQRILRIFAEFKQRYGVMKIHHELNLELQPLQRRCSPRRISRLMKELDIHSVTVNKWKAASASKTKVEQRPNLLKQDFSTTGLNQKWTADMTYIQTKRNGWCYLSTIMDLHSRRIIGYSFSKKMDTDLVLKTLESAVKNRTITGDLIIHTDLGSQYTSDDYNQRLTELHIRHSYSRKGCPYDNAPMESFHASLKKECVYPVPVFENYETAAAVLFEYVHAFYNRKRIHSSLGYQTPLQVEVATLTSQMAA
- a CDS encoding helix-turn-helix domain-containing protein, which gives rise to MPTRYDKEFKQNIINLYKQGESAAQLAREYGIGYSTVHKWIQGQAKTQSGKSPDELKRWKSGWLPCLRRTKS
- a CDS encoding sugar transferase — encoded protein: MQLPTSDGGVRINQIYRTTIKRIFDAFFGVLLLICLSPLMLVLAIWIKLDSKGPVLFKQERVGRNGKRFTIYKFRSMSDDAPHQMATSEFDTALSYITRSGQLMRKTSLDELPQLVNVVKGEMSFIGPRPLIPKEEKVLRLRHANGAESLAPGITGLAQVRGRDEVTDTQKANYDGEYAGNVTLRGDFSILVETVLAVLARRGVHDGK